From one Streptococcus oralis genomic stretch:
- a CDS encoding TenA family protein gives METQDYAFEPGLTVGELLKSNQKDWQAAINHRFVKELFAGTIENKVFKDYLIQDYHFFDAFLSMLGACVAHADQLESKLRFAKQLGFLEADEDGYFQKAFKELKVAENDYLEVTLHPITKAFQELMYSAVTSSDYAHLLVMLVIAEGLYLDWGSKDLALPEAYIHLEWVNLHRGPFFTEWVQFLVDELNRVGKNREDLTELQQRWNQAVALELAFFNIGYEL, from the coding sequence ATGGAAACACAAGACTATGCATTTGAGCCGGGTTTGACCGTTGGAGAATTATTAAAAAGCAATCAGAAGGATTGGCAGGCTGCAATCAATCATCGTTTTGTTAAGGAACTTTTTGCGGGGACAATTGAGAATAAGGTCTTTAAAGACTACCTGATTCAGGATTATCATTTCTTTGATGCCTTCTTATCCATGCTGGGTGCCTGTGTAGCTCACGCAGACCAGCTTGAATCCAAACTTCGTTTTGCCAAGCAATTAGGCTTTCTTGAAGCAGATGAAGATGGTTATTTCCAAAAGGCTTTCAAAGAGTTAAAAGTAGCAGAGAATGACTATCTAGAAGTGACCTTGCACCCTATAACAAAAGCGTTTCAGGAGCTAATGTATTCTGCTGTGACTTCATCAGACTATGCTCATCTTTTGGTCATGCTGGTCATTGCAGAAGGTCTCTATTTAGACTGGGGTTCTAAAGATTTGGCTCTACCTGAAGCCTATATTCATTTAGAATGGGTCAATCTCCACAGAGGTCCTTTCTTTACAGAGTGGGTTCAATTTCTGGTTGATGAACTTAATCGTGTCGGGAAAAATCGAGAAGATTTGACAGAACTTCAGCAACGCTGGAATCAAGCAGTTGCTTTGGAATTAGCCTTTTTTAATATCGGTTATGAATTATAG
- the lctO gene encoding L-lactate oxidase: MSYKTSNAEGPVDFINTYDLEPMAQQVIPKAAFGYIASGAEDTFTLRENIRAFNHKLIVPHTLCDVENPSTEIEFAGEKLSSPIIMAPVAAHKLANEQGEVATARGVHEFGSLYTTSSYSTVDLPEITEALQGTPHWFQFYFSKDDGINRHIMDRVKAEGYKAIVLTADATVGGNREVDKRNGFVFPVGMPIVEEYLPEGAGKSMDFVYKSAKQRLSPRDVEFIATYSGLPVYVKGPQCREDVERSLAAGASGIWVTNHGGRQIDGGPAAFDSLQEVAEAVDKRVPIVFDSGVRRGQHVFKALASGADLVAIGRPVIYGLALGGSVGVRQVFEHLNAELKTVMQLSGTQTIEDVKHFKLRHNPYNPTFPVDPRDLKLY, encoded by the coding sequence ATGTCATATAAAACAAGCAATGCAGAAGGACCTGTAGATTTTATTAACACCTATGATTTGGAGCCAATGGCGCAACAAGTCATTCCTAAAGCTGCCTTTGGTTATATCGCTAGTGGAGCAGAGGATACTTTCACTTTACGCGAGAACATCCGTGCCTTTAACCACAAACTCATCGTTCCTCATACGCTTTGTGATGTTGAAAATCCAAGTACAGAGATTGAATTTGCAGGTGAAAAATTATCTTCACCAATTATTATGGCACCTGTTGCGGCTCATAAATTGGCAAATGAGCAGGGGGAAGTAGCTACTGCGCGTGGTGTGCATGAATTTGGTTCTCTCTATACAACTAGTTCCTACTCTACCGTTGACCTTCCAGAAATTACGGAAGCTCTTCAAGGAACACCTCATTGGTTCCAATTTTACTTTAGTAAGGATGATGGAATTAACCGCCATATCATGGACCGTGTGAAGGCTGAAGGCTACAAAGCGATTGTCTTGACGGCAGATGCAACTGTAGGGGGGAATCGTGAGGTCGATAAGCGCAATGGTTTTGTCTTCCCAGTTGGCATGCCGATTGTTGAGGAATACCTGCCAGAAGGTGCTGGAAAATCCATGGACTTTGTTTACAAATCAGCTAAACAACGCTTGTCTCCACGTGATGTCGAATTTATCGCTACATACTCAGGACTTCCTGTCTATGTCAAGGGGCCTCAATGCCGTGAGGACGTTGAACGTTCGCTTGCCGCAGGTGCTTCTGGTATCTGGGTAACCAACCACGGTGGTCGCCAAATCGACGGTGGGCCAGCTGCCTTTGACTCACTTCAAGAAGTAGCAGAAGCAGTTGATAAACGTGTGCCAATTGTCTTTGACTCTGGTGTTCGTCGCGGTCAACACGTCTTTAAAGCCTTGGCTTCAGGAGCAGACTTGGTAGCTATTGGTCGCCCTGTGATCTATGGTTTGGCTCTCGGTGGTAGTGTTGGTGTGCGTCAAGTCTTTGAGCACTTGAATGCAGAATTGAAGACAGTCATGCAGTTATCTGGAACTCAGACTATTGAGGATGTCAAACATTTCAAACTCCGTCACAACCCATACAATCCAACCTTCCCAGTTGACCCACGTGACTTAAAATTGTATTGA